A single region of the Chelmon rostratus isolate fCheRos1 chromosome 5, fCheRos1.pri, whole genome shotgun sequence genome encodes:
- the rimbp2b gene encoding RIMS-binding protein 2, with product MLFYLVGILYLCGFLRNEVLPFQLPGVQHLDGFCLLEDSSAALRLDPETLSHQRQKQKLLETEISTRRKECEALEAEVKKKNQTCQTLENELQDFLQENKHLNLQLFNSSHKASEYEKVKSEYAKLKETLGAVTQERDLALWERNQLQDKLENLEQVLKHMREAAERRQQLELEHEQALAVLNAKQQEIDLLQKAQVEAKKEHEGAVHLLENHLDSMQAKVRELEEKCRTQSEQFNLLSKELEKFRLQAGKFDILSTEPLTLCESPGSPNKSLSQLLNGLAAPIGKGNEAPTSRSLISEFIRPLQISGDKPELLSVKPTFLTRSRARSPARMDKELSSTTRSKPRFTGKVRLCIARYSYNPYDGPNEHPEAELPLVAGKYLYVYGTMDEDGFYEGELLDGQRGLVPSNFVDFVQDEETPSVQHRDTVAKEPGYLNHSSLGPQRLGVGTGTGTGISSLLSDSKLDCLSTSSLGMDLLGSSSNGTGTLDVSIDEVGEDIVPYPRRINLIKQLAKSVIIGWDPPVVPPGWGSISGYNVLVDKELRMSVPYGGRTKSLIEKLNLATNTYRISVQSITDRGPSDELRCTMLVGKDVVVAPYYLRVDSITQVSAELSWMPSNSNYSHTIFLNGAEYDMVKAGGYKYKFFNLKPMTVYKVKVVAQPHQVPWQLPMDQREKREISVEFCTQPAGPPLPPQEVQVQCGQTPGVLQVRWKPPPLTSSGTSNGASVIGYAVCTKGQKIAEVLYPTADYVTVELNRIQCLEAREVIVRTLSTQGESQDSPVAIIPHNLLVPPGPHFQRHPMPKSKLLVSAREPETKEHEVGLRSAQPWERSPSPLPAMHGSNLEPPHFQPRRSPSPQRILPQPQGVPIPNTIAKAMAREAAQRVFAEGNRVEKRNIFSERGNALHPLNSDEEEDGYDSPHARRRGASVDEFLRGSELGRQHHHHHYSHSEEYHTESSRGSDLSDIMEEDEEDLYSEMQLEEGRRRSINSHNTLKIIGNSPSHGSADRLDHSGRRLVHIGTPPQQRPIPSIEITMDSNSEGSEGNLSPVKEDVYYGSVARRRIWRSMSSEDQYDGYGGRRHGRGRRSLDYYEESEPEELTRVFVALFDYDPMSMSPNPDAADEELPFKEGQIIKVFGNKDTDGFYRAEIRDRVGLIPCNMVSEIQTEDDEMMDQLLKQGFLPLNTPVEKLERNRRSGRQHPMSTRRMVALYDYDPRESSPNVDVEAELTFCAGDVINVFGEIDEDGFYYGELNGHKGLVPSNFLEEVPDDVEVFLTDSPSRYAQDTPARIKTKRVPLEKSGPPRRAASPTVRPHIPGSGPATVGPGSPIRAPLDMYSSKKKKGLLSKGKKLLQRLGAVK from the exons GAGACAGAGATCAGCACCAGAAGGAAGGAGTGTGAAGCACTCGAGGCAGAGGTGAAGAAAAAGAATCAAACATGTCAGACTTTG GAGAATGAGCTTCAAGATTTCCTCCAGGAGAACAAGCACTTGAACCTCCAGTTGTTCAACAGCAGCCACAAGGCGTCTGAGTATGAGAAG GTGAAGTCTGAGTATGCCAAGCTCAAAGAGACCCTTGGTGCTGTGACGCAGGAGAGAGATTTAGCCCTGTGGGAGAGGAACCAGCTCCAAGACAAACTGGAGAACCTAGAGCAGGTGCTCAAG CATATGCGCGAGGCTGCGGAGCGGAGGCAGCAGCTAGAGTTGGAGCATGAGCAGGCCTTGGCTGTACTCAATGCAAAGCAGCAGGAGATTGACCTTCTTCAGAAG GCTCAGGTTGAGGCTAAAAAGGAACATGAAGGCGCTGTCCATCTGTTAGAG AACCACTTGGACAGCATGCAG GCCAAAGTTCGCGAGCTGGAGGAAAAATGTCGGACTCAGAGTGAGCAGTTCAACCTCCTGTCAAAAGAGCTGGAGAAGTTCCGGCTGCAGGCCGGGAAGTTCGACATCCTCAGCACTGAACCCTTAACTTTATGTGAATCTCCCGGGTCACCTAACAAATCCCTGTCACAGCTCCTTAATGGACTGGCTGCCCCCATAGGAAAAG GCAATGAGGCTCCAACAAGCAGATCTTTGATATCTGAGTTCATCCGACCGCTCCAGATCAGTGGAGACAAGCCGGAGCTCCTCTCCGTCAAGCCAACATTCCTCACTCGCAGTCGAGCACGCAGCCCGGCGCGG ATGGACAAAGAGCTCAGCTCAACTACCAGGTCCAAGCCGAGGTTCACAGGGAAGGTTCGTCTGTGCATCGCTCGGTACAG TTACAATCCTTACGATGGGCCTAACGAGCATCCTGAGGCAGAGCTCCCCCTGGTGGCCGGGAAGTACCTCTACGTTTACGGGACGATGGATGAGGACGGTTTTTACGAAG gAGAGCTGCTGGACGGACAGCGGGGACTCGTCCCATCCAattttgtggattttgtccAAGATGAGGAGACGCCGTCTGTCCAACACAGGGACACAGTAGCTAAAGAACCTGGCTACCTCAACCACAGTAGCCTGGGGCCTCAGAGACTGGGGGTCGGCACAGGGACGGGAACAGGCATAAGCAGCTTGCTGTCTGACAGTAAACTAGACTGTCTGAGCACCAGCAGCTTGGGCATGGACCTCCTGGGCTCCTCCAGCAACGGGACAGGAACTTTGGATGTCAGCATTGACGAGGTCGGTGAAGACATTGTGCCTTATCCCCGCCGCATCAACCTGATTAAACAACTTGCCAAGAGTGTGATTATTGGCTGGGATCCTCCTGTGGTCCCACCGGGCTGGGGCTCCATCAGTGGCTACAATGTCTTGGTGGATAAGGAGTTACGCATGAGTGTCCCCTACGGGGGCAGGACAAAGTCTCTTATTGAAAAGCTCAATCTGGCCACCAACACCTACCGTATCTCAGTGCAGAGCATCACCGACCGTGGCCCGTCGGACGAGCTGCGGTGCACTATGCTCGTGGGAAAGGATGTGGTGGTGGCACCTTACTACCTGCGGGTGGACAGCATCACGCAGGTCTCCGCTGAGCTCTCCTGGATGCCCAGCAACAGCAACTACAGTCACACCATCTTCCTCAACGGTGCAGAGTACGACATGGTCAAGGCGGGGGGTTATAAGTACAAGTTCTTCAACTTGAAGCCCATGACAGTTTACAAGGTGAAGGTTGTGGCGCAGCCGCATCAGGTGCCTTGGCAGCTTCCGATGGATCAAAGGGAGAAGAGGGAAATCTCTGTGGAGTTCTGCACTCAGCCTGCAG ggccccctctccctccccagGAGGTGCAGGTCCAGTGTGGTCAGACGCCCGGGGTCCTGCAGGTCAGATGGAAGCCGCCGCCTCTGACGTCTTCAGGGACCTCCAACGGGGCCAGTGTGATTGGTTATGCCGTGTGCACAAAGGGACAAAAG ATAGCAGAGGTCTTATACCCCACAGCAGACTATGTGACCGTGGAGTTAAACAGGATTCAGTGTCTGGAGGCCAGGGAAGTCATTGTAAGGACGTTGTCAACACAAGGAGAGTCCCAGGACTCGCCCGTGGCCATCATCCCGCACAATCTCTTGG TCCCACCCGGT CCTCATTTCCAGCGCCACCCCATGCCCAAGTCCAAACTGTTAGTAAGTGCCAGAGAGCCAGAAACCAAAGAGCATGAGGTGGGCCTGCGATCGGCCCAGCCCTGGGAGCGATCCCCCTCTCCGCTGCCTGCCATGCACGGATCCAACCTGGAGCCGCCGCACTTCCAGCCCCGGCGATCGCCCTCTCCTCAGAGGATCCTGCCGCAGCCTCAGGGAGTCCCCATCCCCAACACCATTGCCAAGGCCATGGCCAGGGAAGCTGCCCAGAGAGTGTTTGCTGAGGGCAACCGG GTTGAGAAAAGGAATATCTTCAGTGAGCGAGGTAACGCCTTGCATCCACTCAActctgatgaggaggaggacggctATGACTCTCCTCAtgcgaggaggagaggagcctCGGTGGACGAATTCCTCAGAGGCTCCGAGCTGGGCAGACAG caccatcatcaccacTACAGCCACAGCGAGGAGTACCACACGGAGAGCAGCCGGGGTTCTGACCTGTCTGACATcatggaggaggacgaggaagacCTGTACTCTGAGATGCAGCTGGAGGAAGGCCGCAGGCGCAGCATCAACTCTCACAACACTCTCAAG ATCATTGGGAACTCGCCGTCACATGGAAGCGCCGATCGTCTGGACCACTCAGGGAGGAGGCTGGTTCACATCGGCACCCCCCCTCAGCAACGGCCCATCCCATCCATTG AGATCACCATGGACAGTAACAGTGAGGGGAGTGAGGGGAACCTCTCACCCGTCAAGGAGGATGTTTACTATGGCAGTGTAGCTCGGCGCAGGATATGGCGATCTATGTCCTCAGAGGATCAATATG ACGGCTATGGCGGGCGCAGGCACGGGCGGGGACGGCGCTCCCTGGATTACTACGAGGAGTCGGAGCCGGAGGAGCTGACCCGCGTGTTTGTGGCTCTCTTTGACTACGACCCCATGTCCATGTCGCCCAACCCCGACGCTGCTGACGAGGAGCTGCCGTTCAAGGAGGGCCAGATCATCAAG GTGTTTGGGAATAAAGACACGGATGGCTTCTACAGGGCAGAGATCCGAGACCGGGTGGGTCTGATCCCCTGTAACATGGTCTCCGAGATCCAAACGGAGGATGACGAAATGATGGACCAGCTGCTCAAACAGGGTTTCCTGCCACTCAACACTCCTGTGGAGAAGTTAG AGAGGAACAGGCGGAGCGGCCGTCAGCATCCGATGTCGACTCGGAGGATGGTGGCTCTGTATGACTACGACCCCCGAGAGAGCTCCCCTAACGTTGATGTAGAG GCTGAGCTGACTTTCTGCGCCGGAGACGTCATCAACGTGTTTGGTGAAATAGACGAAGACGGCTTTTACTAT GGCGAGCTCAATGGACACAAGGGACTTGTTCCTTCCAACTTTCTAGAAGAAGTGCCTGATGATGTAGAGGTTTTTCTCACGGACTCACCATCTCGTTACGCCCAGGACACTCCAGCACGGATAAAGACCAAAAGG GTTCCATTGGAAAAATCGGGTCCGCCCAGAAGAGCAGCCTCTCCCACAGTGCGTCCACACATCCCTGGCTCTGGCCCTGCCACCGTGGGGCCCGGCAGTCCCATCAGGGCCCCACTGGACATGTACTcctccaaaaagaaaaagggactGCTCTCCAAAGGGAAGAAACTTTTGCAAAGACTTGGCGCTGTAAAATAA